From one Sulfurovum sp. UBA12169 genomic stretch:
- a CDS encoding chorismate mutase: MKTKKCVTLQEAREEIDKVDSQIVTLIAQRNDYIKQIAHFKNSIDEIKAEDRIQDVISRVREQAISLGLSPNLINDLYVRMIDAMVESEIAEFKNAKSY; encoded by the coding sequence ATGAAAACAAAAAAATGCGTGACGCTTCAAGAAGCGAGAGAAGAAATCGATAAGGTTGACAGTCAGATCGTGACATTGATCGCTCAAAGAAATGACTATATCAAGCAAATCGCACATTTTAAAAACAGTATTGATGAGATAAAAGCCGAAGATCGGATACAAGATGTTATTTCAAGAGTCAGGGAGCAGGCAATTTCATTGGGTCTTTCTCCTAACCTTATCAATGATCTGTATGTCAGAATGATCGATGCGATGGTTGAGAGTGAAATTGCGGAGTTTAAAAACGCAAAAAGTTATTAG
- a CDS encoding molecular chaperone DnaK — protein sequence MGKVLGIDLGTTNSAMAVYINGEASIIANKEGKNTTPSIVAFTDKGEVLVGETAKRQAVTNPEKTIYSIKRIMGLMSDEEKAAEAKERLPYHVIDRNGACAIEVAGKVYTPQEISAKVLMKLKEDAEAYLGEKITDAVITVPAYFNDAQRKATKEAGTIAGLNVLRIINEPTSAALAYGLDKKESEQIVVYDLGGGTFDVTTLETGDNVVEVMATGGDAFLGGDDFDNRIIDFVASEFKSETGIDIKSDVMALQRVKDAAETAKKELSSAMETEINLPFITADATGPKHLVKKITRAKFESLVSDLVAGTIKTIEAVLKDAGLSKSQINEVVMVGGSTRVPLVQEEVKKFFGKELNKSVNPDEVVALGAAIQGGVLAGDVKDVLLLDVTPLSLGIETLGGVTTKVIEKGTTIPAKKSQVFSTAEDNQPAVSIHVLQGEREFAKDNKSLGMFELRDIPAAPRGVPQIEVTFDIDANGILTVSAQDKGTGKSQEIKITGSSGLSDAEIEKMVQDAEAHKAEDEKRKAVVEIKNQADALIHQTKKSISDLGENFDAGEKANIEKAIEDLEAILKDENATKEQIEEKLKALTEKSHKLAEAMYAKEQGGADAAKGGKKAEDDDVIDAEVE from the coding sequence ATGGGTAAAGTATTAGGAATAGATTTAGGGACAACAAACTCTGCAATGGCGGTTTATATCAATGGTGAAGCGTCGATTATTGCCAACAAAGAAGGAAAAAACACTACCCCTTCTATTGTTGCTTTTACGGATAAAGGAGAAGTGCTTGTCGGTGAAACAGCAAAAAGACAAGCGGTAACCAATCCGGAAAAAACCATTTACTCTATTAAAAGAATTATGGGGCTTATGAGTGACGAAGAAAAAGCCGCCGAAGCCAAGGAGAGACTGCCTTACCATGTCATAGACAGAAATGGCGCATGCGCGATCGAAGTGGCAGGAAAAGTTTATACGCCTCAAGAGATTTCAGCAAAAGTATTGATGAAACTTAAAGAAGATGCAGAAGCGTATCTGGGAGAAAAAATAACAGATGCCGTTATCACAGTACCTGCTTATTTTAATGATGCACAAAGAAAAGCAACCAAAGAAGCGGGAACAATTGCAGGACTCAATGTGCTAAGAATCATCAACGAGCCTACTTCGGCAGCGCTTGCATACGGATTGGACAAAAAAGAGTCTGAACAGATCGTGGTGTATGACCTTGGCGGAGGTACATTTGACGTAACAACGCTTGAAACAGGCGACAATGTTGTAGAAGTTATGGCAACAGGAGGAGATGCATTTCTTGGCGGAGATGATTTTGATAATAGAATTATCGATTTTGTCGCAAGCGAATTTAAGTCTGAGACAGGTATTGATATCAAATCAGACGTGATGGCTCTCCAAAGGGTAAAAGATGCAGCTGAAACAGCTAAAAAAGAGCTCTCTTCAGCAATGGAAACAGAGATCAACCTTCCGTTTATCACGGCAGATGCGACAGGACCTAAGCACCTGGTTAAAAAGATCACCAGAGCAAAATTTGAGTCACTTGTCTCAGATTTGGTAGCCGGTACAATCAAAACGATCGAAGCAGTTCTTAAAGATGCAGGTCTTAGCAAATCCCAGATCAATGAAGTGGTTATGGTGGGCGGATCCACAAGGGTTCCTTTGGTTCAAGAAGAGGTTAAAAAATTCTTTGGCAAAGAGCTTAACAAATCTGTAAACCCGGATGAAGTGGTTGCGCTTGGTGCGGCAATTCAGGGCGGAGTACTTGCAGGCGATGTAAAAGATGTATTGCTTCTTGATGTGACTCCGTTGAGCCTTGGTATCGAGACGTTGGGCGGAGTAACAACTAAGGTGATCGAAAAAGGTACCACGATCCCTGCGAAAAAATCACAAGTGTTCTCAACGGCAGAAGACAATCAGCCTGCTGTGAGTATTCATGTACTGCAAGGGGAACGTGAATTTGCAAAAGACAATAAATCTTTGGGTATGTTTGAATTAAGAGATATTCCTGCAGCTCCTAGGGGTGTGCCTCAGATTGAAGTAACTTTCGATATCGATGCCAACGGCATCCTGACGGTTTCGGCGCAAGATAAAGGTACAGGCAAATCTCAGGAGATTAAAATTACCGGTTCGTCAGGACTTAGCGATGCAGAGATAGAAAAAATGGTTCAAGATGCAGAAGCACACAAAGCAGAAGACGAAAAAAGAAAAGCTGTTGTGGAAATAAAAAATCAAGCAGATGCATTGATTCATCAAACCAAAAAATCAATCAGTGATTTGGGTGAAAATTTTGATGCCGGCGAAAAAGCCAACATTGAAAAAGCAATAGAAGATCTTGAGGCAATACTTAAAGATGAAAATGCAACCAAAGAGCAGATTGAAGAGAAACTAAAAGCATTGACAGAGAAAAGCCATAAATTGGCTGAAGCGATGTATGCCAAAGAGCAAGGCGGAGCTGATGCTGCAAAAGGCGGTAAAAAAGCAGAGGATGATGATGTTATTGATGCCGAAGTAGAGTAA
- a CDS encoding recombination protein RecR, with the protein MRKHRIEAFENLVEALGALPGIGKKTAIRLAYHMVMEDGFAGMKLAHAIETGVNSIQKCSKCHNMSEDELCAICSDPFRDSSKLCIVQSAKDILTIEESRQFLGVYYVVSQVSDLDESHLLYAAHGVDEVIFAFPPSIATDTMILYIEDKLKGLNINFTKIAQGVPTGVELENIDLLSLSRAFEARVKI; encoded by the coding sequence ATGAGAAAGCACAGGATAGAAGCATTTGAAAATCTGGTAGAAGCCTTGGGAGCATTGCCCGGGATCGGCAAAAAAACAGCAATTCGTTTGGCATACCATATGGTGATGGAAGACGGGTTTGCAGGAATGAAGCTTGCGCATGCTATTGAAACGGGCGTCAACAGCATTCAAAAATGCAGCAAATGCCACAATATGAGTGAAGATGAATTGTGTGCGATTTGTTCTGATCCTTTTAGAGACAGCTCTAAGCTCTGTATTGTACAAAGTGCAAAAGATATTTTAACCATAGAAGAGAGCAGACAGTTTTTGGGTGTTTATTATGTGGTTTCGCAGGTGAGCGATCTGGACGAGAGCCATCTTTTGTATGCGGCACATGGAGTAGATGAAGTGATTTTTGCTTTTCCTCCAAGCATTGCCACCGATACGATGATTCTTTACATTGAAGATAAGCTCAAAGGATTAAATATCAATTTTACCAAAATAGCACAAGGGGTGCCTACGGGGGTGGAGCTCGAAAATATCGATTTGCTTTCACTCTCTCGTGCGTTTGAAGCAAGAGTGAAGATATAA
- a CDS encoding transcriptional regulator: MEVFLKTIGAINDETRLRLLRFVGLNDEVCVCDIETSFDMVQSRISRHLKILKEAGFLKVDRRGRWAYYSIRSPLDVFRQSILEEISCLSMDIPVLKKGCIAR, from the coding sequence ATGGAAGTTTTTTTAAAAACAATAGGTGCTATCAATGATGAAACGCGATTGCGCCTTTTACGATTTGTAGGGTTAAATGATGAAGTATGCGTGTGTGATATTGAGACTTCGTTTGATATGGTGCAATCGCGCATTTCAAGACATCTGAAAATACTCAAAGAGGCGGGGTTTTTAAAAGTAGACAGAAGGGGGCGGTGGGCTTACTATAGCATACGAAGCCCTTTGGATGTTTTTAGGCAGTCTATTCTTGAAGAGATAAGCTGTTTAAGTATGGATATTCCTGTGCTCAAGAAAGGGTGTATAGCACGATAG
- a CDS encoding sensor histidine kinase yields the protein MKPDLFYTYRYLFNSILILIFITFISHIFRAYLDIINIALIHIIPVAIVSMHGNMKSTVFITLVSVICFNFLYIPPLYSFSVHNELYIWSFVIFGIVGWIITYQAKNLSAQKRQNELRESLLHIISHDLRTPLATIHGTVNLILANPELNKEKTMTLLEDINYASLRMKRLITNLFDSARFSNKEMDLKLQWCDFEDMIGVALQEFSQKQTDDILKIDIQNIELFWGDNMLLTQLLVNLLDNALKYATPGTDILLKIQSLENTMILSIFNKSDHLDKKKLKNIFDKFYRLEDTNDISGSGIGLALCKSIVTLHGGIIEAKAINSGMQIDIRLPITKKAELI from the coding sequence ATGAAACCTGATCTTTTTTATACCTATCGATATCTCTTCAATTCTATTTTAATTTTGATTTTTATCACGTTTATAAGCCATATTTTCAGGGCGTATTTAGACATTATCAATATAGCGCTTATCCACATTATTCCCGTGGCAATTGTTTCGATGCACGGCAATATGAAATCGACTGTTTTTATCACGTTAGTCAGCGTAATCTGTTTTAATTTTTTATATATTCCGCCGCTCTACAGCTTTAGTGTTCACAATGAACTGTATATATGGAGTTTTGTTATTTTCGGGATTGTAGGCTGGATTATTACCTATCAAGCAAAAAATCTTAGCGCCCAAAAAAGACAAAACGAACTAAGAGAGTCTTTGCTGCATATCATCTCTCATGACCTAAGAACTCCCCTGGCAACCATACACGGAACTGTCAATCTTATCCTCGCCAACCCGGAATTGAACAAAGAAAAAACGATGACGCTTTTAGAAGATATCAACTATGCTTCTTTGAGAATGAAACGGCTTATTACAAATCTATTTGACAGCGCAAGGTTTTCAAACAAAGAAATGGATTTAAAACTGCAATGGTGCGATTTTGAAGACATGATCGGAGTTGCCTTGCAGGAATTTTCTCAAAAACAAACCGATGACATCTTAAAGATAGACATTCAAAATATCGAGCTTTTCTGGGGAGACAATATGCTGCTGACACAGCTTCTTGTCAACCTGCTGGACAATGCTTTAAAATATGCAACACCCGGTACTGATATCCTGCTTAAAATTCAATCGCTTGAAAATACAATGATTTTAAGCATTTTTAACAAAAGCGATCATCTTGACAAAAAGAAACTCAAAAATATTTTTGATAAATTTTATCGTCTTGAAGATACAAATGATATCTCAGGAAGCGGCATCGGTTTGGCTTTATGCAAAAGCATCGTAACACTTCATGGAGGCATCATTGAAGCAAAAGCCATCAACAGCGGCATGCAAATAGATATAAGATTGCCGATAACCAAGAAAGCAGAACTCATATGA
- a CDS encoding 30S ribosomal protein S15, with the protein MALDQAKKAEIIAKYARGDKDTGSTEVQVGLITERITYLTEHLKINKKDHSSRVGLLKLVGQRRRLMRYLKTKDISRWNTIKNDLGIRN; encoded by the coding sequence ATGGCTTTGGATCAGGCGAAAAAAGCAGAAATTATCGCAAAATACGCTAGAGGCGACAAAGATACAGGTTCAACAGAGGTGCAAGTGGGACTTATTACAGAAAGAATTACGTACCTTACAGAACACCTTAAAATCAACAAAAAAGACCACTCATCAAGAGTAGGGCTTCTTAAGCTTGTAGGTCAAAGAAGAAGACTTATGAGATATCTTAAGACTAAAGATATCAGTCGATGGAATACGATCAAAAACGATCTTGGCATCAGAAACTAA
- a CDS encoding phosphoesterase: MKQYIYHLSHIDLDGYACQYLTVQCFENIVCYNANYGPEVTARLEEIVHKIEQDKFVRGENTEALILITDLNLSTKEANWIEKEAVRIGAKLQLLDHHATGANTAERFAWYTLDTSRSATRITYDWLKRHYDFDLDHTFLHIVQAVNAVDIWLNQDTLFEYGKVMLGMISGAKEINRILFPDEDRALKLSLIEAAKQMADDADAPIKLDDALHRIKKSFFMREANNTKDNLVAFYVTDLLGIDKARLTIHYKGYKGILGYNIGNTSIIGNTFLVNNPDYDFYMDINFRGHFSLRSNNKLDVSKMAEHIGGGGGHPNASGGKIDTYKDSFVYAQVRQFIQDYINEKCAQE, from the coding sequence ATGAAACAATACATTTATCATCTTTCCCACATCGACCTTGACGGGTATGCATGCCAATACCTTACCGTGCAATGCTTTGAGAACATCGTGTGCTACAATGCAAACTATGGACCCGAAGTGACTGCAAGGCTCGAAGAGATAGTCCACAAGATCGAGCAAGACAAATTTGTTCGCGGAGAAAATACCGAAGCATTGATCCTTATCACGGATCTTAACCTTAGCACGAAAGAAGCAAATTGGATAGAAAAAGAAGCCGTACGTATCGGTGCAAAACTGCAACTGCTTGACCACCATGCAACAGGCGCCAATACCGCAGAACGTTTTGCATGGTACACGCTGGACACTTCCCGCAGCGCCACGCGCATCACTTATGATTGGCTCAAAAGACATTATGATTTTGATCTAGACCATACGTTTTTGCATATTGTACAGGCAGTCAATGCCGTCGATATCTGGCTGAATCAAGACACGCTTTTTGAATACGGCAAAGTGATGCTTGGCATGATTTCGGGCGCAAAAGAGATCAATCGCATCCTATTCCCCGACGAGGACAGAGCCTTGAAACTCTCGCTTATCGAAGCAGCGAAACAAATGGCAGACGATGCCGATGCTCCCATTAAACTTGATGATGCGCTGCACCGGATCAAAAAATCTTTTTTTATGAGAGAAGCAAACAACACCAAAGACAACCTTGTTGCTTTTTACGTCACAGATCTTTTAGGTATCGATAAGGCGCGCCTCACCATTCATTACAAAGGATACAAGGGCATCCTGGGATACAATATAGGCAACACTTCCATCATCGGCAACACGTTTCTTGTCAACAATCCTGACTATGACTTTTATATGGATATCAACTTCAGAGGCCATTTTTCTTTGCGCAGCAATAACAAGCTGGATGTTTCAAAAATGGCTGAACATATCGGCGGCGGCGGCGGTCACCCCAACGCCAGCGGGGGAAAGATTGATACATACAAAGATTCCTTTGTCTACGCCCAGGTACGCCAATTCATCCAAGACTATATCAACGAAAAATGCGCTCAAGAGTAG
- a CDS encoding DNA-binding protein: protein MTKAEFVELVQKNGEFESKAAAERAVKAFIASVTEALVKKETVSLVGFGTFSTVEVAAKSGTVPGTDKTYKKAAHTAPKFKIGKTLKDAVAAAK from the coding sequence ATGACAAAAGCAGAGTTTGTGGAATTGGTACAAAAGAACGGTGAATTTGAGAGTAAAGCAGCAGCGGAGAGAGCAGTGAAAGCATTTATAGCTTCCGTAACTGAAGCGCTTGTAAAAAAAGAGACTGTATCATTGGTCGGTTTTGGAACATTTTCGACAGTTGAGGTGGCAGCAAAAAGCGGTACAGTTCCAGGAACAGATAAAACATATAAAAAAGCGGCACATACTGCACCTAAGTTTAAAATAGGCAAAACGCTTAAAGATGCGGTAGCAGCAGCAAAATAA
- a CDS encoding histidine kinase — MLVQNIMTPKEKLVLVTPTASVRQALQLMKTHKVRSVIVEKNHEDGAYGLVTFKNILQSIVAEDGDIDLLNVYDIATIPAISVSAKLNVKYAAKMMVTNSIKRLLVVDNNELLGILTMTDVIGALMNDIEDTKE, encoded by the coding sequence ATGCTAGTTCAAAACATTATGACCCCAAAAGAGAAATTGGTCCTCGTTACCCCCACCGCTTCGGTACGTCAAGCACTTCAGCTAATGAAAACGCACAAAGTGCGCTCTGTCATCGTGGAGAAAAACCATGAAGACGGCGCTTATGGCCTGGTGACTTTTAAAAATATTTTACAAAGCATTGTTGCAGAAGACGGTGATATCGATCTTTTAAACGTATATGATATCGCGACCATACCCGCCATATCGGTTTCTGCGAAGCTCAATGTAAAATATGCAGCCAAAATGATGGTAACAAACAGTATCAAACGACTGCTTGTCGTCGATAACAATGAACTGCTGGGCATCTTAACGATGACAGATGTAATCGGGGCTCTCATGAATGACATTGAAGACACAAAAGAATAG
- a CDS encoding transcriptional regulator, which produces MLLTRASEYALLSLDTIRKAEAPIGAEQLANELCIPKSFLAKILQNLAKQGILESRKGAHGGFMLAKDINSIPVYDVICAAEGKMPTVFDCAQYAQTCPNGMIGSCAISPFLLKFQTKIDDFLFDLTLGDILL; this is translated from the coding sequence ATGTTATTGACACGTGCGAGCGAATATGCGTTACTTTCTTTGGATACCATTCGAAAAGCAGAAGCCCCTATCGGAGCTGAACAATTGGCAAATGAACTTTGCATCCCTAAAAGTTTTCTGGCTAAAATTCTTCAAAATTTGGCCAAACAGGGTATCCTGGAATCCAGAAAAGGCGCACACGGCGGATTTATGCTGGCAAAAGATATTAACAGTATCCCGGTTTATGATGTCATCTGTGCTGCAGAAGGAAAAATGCCTACTGTTTTTGATTGTGCCCAATATGCCCAAACCTGTCCGAACGGAATGATCGGAAGCTGTGCCATCTCTCCGTTTTTACTTAAATTTCAAACAAAAATCGATGATTTTTTATTTGATCTGACGTTGGGCGATATATTATTATAA
- the dnaJ gene encoding molecular chaperone DnaJ — protein sequence MTELDYYEVLEVSRSCSGGELKKSYRKLAMKYHPDRNPDNKEAEEKFKLVNEAYQVLSNEEKRAIYDRYGKAGLEGHGMGGGFGGGSMDDIMDIFNSMFGGATGSFGGGFGQTRKDPSQKYALDFEIELPLAFHEAVFGCKKTIDVFYKTSCSDCQGTGAKDGKLETCDYCGGRGQVIMRQGPMTFTQTCPKCHGRGQKIAKNCISCQGKGYHEEKDSVTITIPAGVDSGNRLRVQGRGNEAKNKSRGDLYVTFLVEEDEHFIRNGNDVYIEVPVFFTQAVLGETITIPALQGKLELELQQSTKDKEQFVFEGEGIADVHTGRKGRLVAQIRMVLPQKINSKQKELLEQLQESYGVESRPHKTTFESTFDKVKSWFKS from the coding sequence ATGACAGAACTTGATTATTATGAAGTATTGGAAGTCAGCAGAAGTTGCTCGGGTGGTGAACTTAAAAAATCGTATCGAAAATTGGCGATGAAATATCATCCCGACAGAAATCCTGACAACAAAGAAGCCGAAGAAAAGTTTAAACTTGTCAATGAAGCCTATCAAGTACTAAGCAATGAGGAAAAAAGAGCTATTTATGACCGCTACGGAAAAGCCGGGCTTGAAGGACATGGCATGGGCGGCGGTTTTGGCGGCGGAAGCATGGATGATATTATGGATATCTTCAATTCTATGTTTGGCGGGGCAACGGGTAGTTTTGGCGGCGGTTTCGGGCAGACACGCAAAGACCCCAGCCAAAAATATGCTTTGGACTTTGAGATAGAATTGCCATTGGCCTTTCACGAAGCAGTATTTGGATGCAAAAAAACCATAGACGTTTTCTATAAAACATCCTGTAGCGATTGCCAAGGAACAGGAGCCAAAGACGGAAAACTTGAAACATGCGACTATTGTGGGGGCCGGGGACAAGTGATCATGCGTCAGGGACCGATGACATTTACACAAACCTGCCCGAAATGCCATGGAAGAGGACAGAAAATCGCCAAAAACTGTATCAGCTGTCAAGGCAAAGGCTACCATGAAGAAAAAGACTCCGTAACCATCACTATTCCCGCAGGCGTGGATAGCGGCAATCGTCTCAGAGTACAAGGCCGCGGCAATGAAGCCAAGAATAAAAGCCGGGGAGATCTTTATGTTACATTTTTAGTCGAAGAAGATGAGCACTTCATTCGCAACGGCAATGATGTCTATATCGAAGTGCCTGTATTTTTCACCCAGGCCGTTTTAGGTGAAACTATTACCATACCTGCCCTACAGGGAAAACTGGAACTCGAGCTTCAGCAAAGCACCAAAGATAAAGAACAGTTTGTCTTTGAGGGAGAAGGTATTGCGGATGTTCACACCGGAAGAAAAGGCCGCCTTGTTGCCCAAATACGCATGGTGCTTCCTCAAAAAATAAACAGCAAACAAAAAGAGCTTCTTGAGCAGCTTCAAGAAAGCTACGGTGTAGAAAGCCGTCCGCACAAAACAACTTTCGAATCCACATTTGACAAAGTAAAAAGTTGGTTTAAAAGCTAA
- a CDS encoding ferritin, protein MARKGNSIIKGLEINDIITELNKAYADEWLAYYQYFIEAKVIKGIMKDAAITELTQHAADELRHATLVADRILQLGGTPLTHPQQWFTHTNCGYEEPKEFDVVAILNDAIKGEQCAISIYSKIAEMTKDKDIVTYDIVSSILADEVEHEEDLQALHDDITEFIADIKKNMG, encoded by the coding sequence ATGGCACGAAAAGGGAATTCAATCATCAAAGGGTTAGAGATCAATGATATTATTACTGAACTCAACAAAGCATATGCAGATGAATGGTTGGCCTACTATCAATATTTTATCGAAGCAAAAGTGATCAAAGGGATTATGAAAGATGCTGCGATCACCGAACTTACGCAGCATGCTGCTGATGAACTTAGACATGCCACCCTGGTAGCAGATCGAATCCTTCAGCTTGGCGGCACTCCGTTGACACATCCTCAACAATGGTTCACACACACCAATTGCGGCTACGAAGAGCCTAAAGAGTTTGATGTTGTTGCTATTTTGAATGATGCAATTAAAGGTGAACAGTGTGCGATTAGCATTTACTCTAAAATTGCCGAAATGACCAAAGACAAAGATATCGTAACCTATGACATTGTCTCTTCGATACTTGCCGATGAAGTTGAACATGAAGAAGATCTACAGGCACTTCATGATGACATCACTGAATTCATCGCCGATATCAAAAAAAATATGGGCTAA
- a CDS encoding DNA-binding response regulator, with protein sequence MKKILIVEDDRSVKKLLEITFREYGFDFISCESKKSALALFLSQNPNLVIVDLGLPDGDGKDLIMDLREISKVPIVVVTARCDEKEIVTSLDCGADDYITKPFSINELLARVKANLRRNISEENIKKNIICGELELNLLSRSILFQKESLKLTPIEYELLKYFLLNANKTLTHKQILKEVWGTGYQNEMQYLRTYVNTLRKKIEKNSTRPNYIKTESGIGYRFCCDS encoded by the coding sequence ATGAAAAAAATATTGATAGTTGAAGATGACCGATCGGTTAAAAAACTTTTAGAAATTACATTTAGAGAATATGGTTTTGATTTTATTTCCTGCGAAAGCAAAAAGAGCGCCTTAGCACTTTTTTTGAGCCAAAATCCCAATCTTGTCATAGTAGATCTGGGTTTACCGGATGGGGATGGGAAAGACCTGATCATGGATTTGCGGGAAATCTCCAAAGTACCCATCGTTGTAGTTACCGCCAGATGCGACGAGAAAGAGATTGTAACTTCTTTAGACTGCGGGGCGGATGATTATATCACAAAACCATTTTCGATCAATGAACTGTTGGCGAGAGTAAAAGCAAACCTAAGAAGAAATATCAGCGAAGAAAACATTAAAAAAAATATTATCTGCGGGGAGCTGGAGCTCAATCTCCTTTCACGAAGCATCTTATTTCAAAAGGAAAGCCTAAAATTAACCCCTATAGAATATGAACTATTAAAATATTTTCTGCTTAATGCCAACAAAACGCTTACCCATAAACAGATATTAAAAGAGGTTTGGGGCACAGGGTATCAAAATGAAATGCAGTATTTGCGAACTTATGTCAATACCCTGAGAAAAAAAATAGAAAAAAACAGCACAAGGCCAAACTATATCAAAACAGAATCCGGTATCGGATATAGATTTTGCTGCGATAGCTAA
- a CDS encoding stress responsive protein yields the protein MVVHIVMFQFKEENKKPNIIQAKQMLENLMGAVPSLRSMDVGVNFSTEDRAMDLSIIASFESKEGLDAYAVHPEHLKVIDFIKTAVEYSKVVDYERI from the coding sequence ATGGTAGTCCATATCGTAATGTTTCAGTTTAAAGAAGAAAACAAAAAACCCAATATCATTCAAGCCAAGCAGATGCTTGAAAATTTGATGGGAGCCGTGCCTTCCCTTAGAAGTATGGATGTGGGGGTCAACTTTTCGACAGAAGACAGAGCGATGGATCTTAGCATTATTGCTTCTTTTGAGAGCAAAGAAGGCCTTGATGCCTATGCGGTCCACCCTGAGCACCTCAAAGTAATCGATTTTATTAAGACGGCTGTAGAATATTCTAAAGTAGTAGATTATGAGAGAATATGA
- a CDS encoding nucleotide exchange factor GrpE, whose protein sequence is MSQEKEDFQDEKAPHEQNEIQEEMTQEDLLAQTQALADEYKDKYLRAHADFENSKKRLEKDKANAIAYANEGFAKDLLAVIDSFENALASIESTNEENTHEILEKMKEGVKLTYDQLKKVLEKNHIKEIGCEGVFDPEVHQVIMQVESQEHQTNEIVQVMQKGYILKDRVLRPAMVSAAK, encoded by the coding sequence ATGAGTCAGGAGAAAGAAGATTTTCAAGACGAAAAAGCACCCCATGAGCAAAATGAAATTCAAGAAGAGATGACACAAGAAGATCTTTTAGCTCAAACCCAGGCTCTTGCGGATGAGTACAAAGACAAGTATCTTCGTGCACACGCAGATTTTGAAAATTCCAAAAAACGTTTAGAAAAAGATAAGGCGAATGCCATAGCTTATGCCAATGAAGGTTTTGCCAAAGATCTTTTGGCGGTGATTGACTCTTTTGAAAATGCGCTTGCATCTATTGAAAGCACCAATGAAGAGAATACACATGAAATACTTGAAAAAATGAAAGAGGGAGTAAAGCTCACTTACGATCAGCTCAAAAAAGTTTTAGAAAAAAATCACATCAAAGAGATTGGATGCGAAGGAGTGTTTGATCCTGAAGTCCATCAGGTGATCATGCAGGTAGAAAGCCAAGAGCACCAAACAAACGAAATCGTACAAGTCATGCAAAAAGGGTATATACTTAAAGACAGAGTACTCAGACCTGCCATGGTAAGTGCCGCAAAATAA